The following proteins come from a genomic window of Vallitaleaceae bacterium 9-2:
- a CDS encoding ABC transporter permease yields the protein MPVFKLCMRIIKHNLPALGIYLIIFLGISAIFATNMSKEEDPAFSQSKIPMTIISEEDSPLIQGLTEHLSHVAEFVDIDDETEAIQDALYFREVIYILRIPSDFTQNFMQGNFQTMEKTVIEDATNAYYIDLAIEQYLNTARLYVGVEDIDESLLVNKVLDDLSEEIEVKVTTQISNQSTRNFTIQYFNYLAYGLFSILILGVAFTMFILHDTDIKNRNASSPIPIGRIVREHILANIVFAFVVYAFFLLALFVLGVRELSVMMLLFMLNAFVFTLCALGISFVIGSLVKSKAAIHAVANVIALGLSFLSGVFVPQFLLSDSLLKVASFSPVFWYVRANETIGQMSNITADQLVIPLQSMGIQLVFAMTFLSIALVIGKRKWGLERA from the coding sequence ATGCCAGTATTTAAACTATGTATGCGTATAATAAAACACAATCTTCCGGCGTTAGGAATTTATTTAATTATATTTTTGGGGATAAGTGCAATTTTTGCAACAAATATGAGTAAAGAAGAAGACCCTGCATTTAGCCAGTCTAAAATTCCGATGACTATTATTAGTGAAGAGGATTCTCCCTTGATTCAAGGCTTAACAGAGCACCTGAGTCATGTGGCGGAATTTGTAGATATAGATGATGAGACAGAGGCGATTCAAGATGCACTTTACTTTAGAGAGGTTATTTATATTCTTCGCATCCCCAGTGATTTTACACAAAACTTTATGCAAGGCAATTTTCAAACCATGGAAAAGACCGTTATAGAGGATGCGACCAATGCATATTATATTGATTTGGCCATTGAACAATACCTTAATACGGCTCGATTATATGTAGGAGTGGAAGATATAGATGAATCCTTACTTGTGAACAAGGTGTTAGATGATCTATCCGAGGAGATAGAGGTAAAGGTGACGACCCAGATATCCAATCAAAGTACGCGTAACTTTACGATACAATACTTTAATTACCTAGCCTATGGATTGTTCAGCATCCTTATATTGGGAGTCGCTTTTACCATGTTTATTCTCCATGATACAGATATTAAGAACCGAAATGCAAGTTCACCAATTCCAATTGGACGCATTGTTCGCGAACATATTTTAGCAAACATTGTTTTTGCGTTTGTTGTATATGCGTTCTTTCTTTTGGCCTTATTTGTTCTTGGAGTACGTGAGCTTTCAGTGATGATGCTATTGTTTATGCTTAACGCATTTGTGTTTACCTTGTGCGCCTTAGGTATTAGTTTTGTTATTGGATCATTGGTGAAAAGCAAAGCAGCCATTCATGCAGTAGCCAATGTGATAGCGTTAGGTCTTAGCTTTTTAAGTGGCGTGTTTGTGCCACAATTTTTACTAAGTGATTCCCTTTTGAAGGTTGCAAGCTTTTCACCAGTATTTTGGTATGTTCGTGCCAATGAAACTATTGGTCAAATGTCAAATATCACGGCAGATCAACTGGTCATTCCTTTGCAAAGCATGGGAATACAGCTTGTTTTTGCGATGACGTTCTTAAGTATTGCCTTGGTTATTGGTAAGCGTAAATGGGGATTGGAGCGTGCTTAG
- a CDS encoding HAMP domain-containing methyl-accepting chemotaxis protein: protein MKKTKKFRNQLTLKISLSIVIVFSIISMVFTNFAFSYITSLAQTGFELTANTIQSMVSTLDFSKIWEEGSPQSQEFALLKDEFHNMHDSAKDLSNRLMIITEKDGELVYLFGADENKNYETGELVVAPSKELLMAFDTGEIQATDFGKEHILNGHTIDFYFPLEDSQGRLAVAFVSLSTTIIRSILMALSTILGVLLLLIVLILVVLIRFIVKKETRDLERLVTKTGEVANLKGDLTQRIQIESNNEIGHLSTNMNQLLDTIHNFMLVIQTTTHRLVQTSVQFGKINHVIQENSSLIQNAIAHEREIEDQLMASTQEVSSQVVEINDTIAQVALHAQEVTEEALKASEHAYTGKETMASMKMSVKDTVRQVQETNTHVLKLKDQSDTINSIVDAITAIAAQTNLLALNASIEAARAGEHGKGFAVVANEVRILAESSAKQADNIASLIHEIQDSIQITRTSMDETQEKILTEIDLVDQVETKFNGISTSINYVTQKVQSVYASTEEISAASDVVTEKISQLQALFDKTEESTAQLIHSIESQNTTANDVSSEIEALNHITQELTETMNELIL, encoded by the coding sequence ATGAAAAAAACTAAAAAGTTTCGTAATCAACTCACCCTAAAAATCAGTCTCTCTATCGTTATTGTCTTTAGCATCATTAGTATGGTTTTTACAAATTTTGCATTTTCTTATATTACTTCCCTAGCACAAACCGGTTTTGAGTTAACCGCTAACACAATTCAATCCATGGTCAGCACTTTGGACTTCTCAAAAATATGGGAAGAAGGCAGCCCACAGAGCCAAGAATTTGCATTACTCAAAGATGAGTTTCATAACATGCATGATTCCGCCAAAGACCTCTCCAACCGATTAATGATTATCACGGAAAAAGATGGGGAACTCGTCTACCTATTTGGTGCTGATGAAAACAAAAATTATGAAACAGGTGAGCTCGTTGTCGCTCCTTCTAAAGAGCTTTTAATGGCTTTTGATACGGGGGAAATTCAAGCTACAGATTTTGGAAAAGAACATATTCTCAACGGGCATACGATTGATTTTTACTTCCCACTAGAAGACAGTCAAGGGCGATTAGCTGTAGCCTTTGTCAGCTTGTCTACGACAATCATTCGCTCCATACTCATGGCCTTATCAACAATTCTTGGTGTACTGCTTTTACTTATTGTTCTTATTCTCGTGGTTCTAATTCGCTTTATCGTCAAGAAAGAAACCCGTGATCTTGAACGTCTCGTAACCAAAACAGGTGAGGTTGCCAATCTAAAAGGTGACTTAACCCAAAGAATTCAAATCGAAAGTAATAATGAAATCGGGCATTTGTCAACAAATATGAATCAGTTACTTGATACCATCCACAATTTTATGTTAGTTATTCAAACGACAACGCATCGGTTAGTCCAAACCAGTGTTCAGTTTGGAAAAATCAACCACGTGATTCAAGAAAATAGTTCCCTCATCCAAAACGCTATTGCCCACGAGCGAGAAATTGAAGACCAACTTATGGCTTCTACTCAAGAAGTCTCGAGTCAAGTTGTTGAAATTAATGACACCATTGCTCAGGTTGCACTTCATGCTCAAGAAGTAACAGAAGAAGCATTAAAAGCATCCGAGCATGCCTATACCGGAAAAGAAACAATGGCCTCTATGAAAATGTCCGTAAAAGATACTGTTCGACAAGTTCAAGAGACCAATACGCATGTGTTAAAACTTAAAGATCAATCCGACACCATTAACAGTATCGTCGATGCCATTACTGCTATCGCAGCTCAAACGAACCTCCTCGCACTCAACGCATCAATAGAAGCTGCTCGAGCCGGAGAACACGGAAAAGGGTTTGCTGTTGTTGCGAATGAAGTTCGAATCCTCGCTGAAAGTTCTGCAAAACAGGCCGATAATATTGCATCTCTCATCCATGAGATTCAAGACAGCATTCAAATAACTCGAACATCCATGGATGAAACCCAAGAAAAAATCTTGACGGAAATCGACCTAGTTGATCAAGTAGAGACAAAGTTCAACGGTATCTCAACATCCATAAATTATGTGACACAAAAAGTTCAAAGCGTGTATGCATCCACTGAGGAAATCTCTGCCGCTTCAGATGTCGTCACTGAAAAAATCTCTCAACTACAGGCTTTATTTGACAAAACCGAAGAATCTACGGCTCAACTTATCCATAGTATTGAAAGTCAAAATACTACTGCAAATGATGTTTCTTCTGAAATCGAAGCATTAAACCATATCACTCAAGAACTTACCGAGACCATGAACGAATTAATCTTATAA